In Magnolia sinica isolate HGM2019 chromosome 16, MsV1, whole genome shotgun sequence, the genomic window TGATCTCATTTAAGTATAAGAGATCaaaagtggggggggggggggacgttcctactgttgaaacctccctttggttgacagtgatgttcacattctatccataccgttcatgacatcattcctattgggatgaactgaaaacgcaAACATTaggatgattcaaaacttctttggcgcCGTGAATATTTCAACTGCTTAAGTTCAATCCACATGTATTCGGCCCAATCAAGTATTTGATCCAGCTTATTTTTAGCAGCATAATGGAAACTGAACTCAAAAatcggatggacagagtggatttcttaaaaacatcacagtaggcccacataggttcccagcgcaggactTAAGGCTTACTagtcaagtgacgtcaccacattcAGTTGGGGCCCCAtaaagtatgtgttgtatccacaccgtccatacatttggggATATCCttctagggcatgatcccaagaatgagttagatccaaagctcaagtgaaccttACCACATAAAACAGTAGGTGTTGAAcgtcaactattaaaaacttctttgagccacataagttttccataaagatgatatttgttttttttcccttatttatTCCATGTCTTCTTAAACTTAAaaataggttggatcttaaataaacttCATGTTGggccttagtaaggtttcaatgatgggtgtcactgtccccactgttttctatggtggggtctacttgaactttggatctgcctaattctgtgtatcatgctataaaatgatatcttcaaatgtataaatggtgtggatacgaACATGGTGACGTCATTTCAGTAGCCTACTCGCTATTGTCGGGTtcgtagctaatccgcatccaacTTTTCCACGGAATTAGAGTAACGGTTGTGGAATAACCTCGTCCAACAACCGTCGCAGAGGACCTGCCCTgaagaaaaccctagaaaaacatccatccattagagagagagagagagatgacagaGAAGGCGAAGCCAAGGCAGGCGAGGTGCCTGTACGAGATCTTGGGCTTGCCAAGGGACTGCACGCAGGAGCAGATCAGGTCCTCATACAAGCGCCTCGCTCTCCAGCTCCACCCCGACAAGCTCATCTCCTCCGGCACCGTCTCCGAAGAAGAAGCCACCTCCGCCTTCCAATCCCTCCTCAACGCCTACCAGGTACTCTCTGACCCCCGTGAGCGCGCTTTCTACGACTCTCACCGCTCGCAGATCCTCTTCTCCGatcccaattcctcttcttcctcctcctcgcctttcggtgggccccacatcgacGTTCCCCACCTCTTCCCCTTCTTCTCCAATTCCGCATACTCGTCCTTCTCGGACACTGGCAAGGGCTTCTACAAGGTCTATGCCGACATATTTGACAGAATCTACGCCCAGGAGCTTTCCTTTGCTAAGGAGCTGGAATTGGGGCCCGATGCAGTGGGCCAGGCGCCGTCCATGGGCAACCTAGACAGTCCTTATGCACAGGTATCTGCGTTTTATGGCTTCTGGCTGGGGTTCTCAACGGTGATGGATTTCTCGTGGGTCGACCCATACCGGTCGTCAGCGGGGCCCACACGGAAGGCCAGGCGTGTCATGGAGGATGAGAATAGGAAGGCAAGGAAGAAGGCAAGGAAGGAGTTCAACGAGATGGTCCGCAGCCTGGCAGAGTTTGTGAAGAAGAGGGATAAGAGGGTGATTGAGATGCAGATGAAGCGTAATTTAGAGGAGGAGAAGAAGCGGGCggaagagaaggagaggaagaaggaagaggcgaggaagaagatggagaagGCGAGGCTGTACGAAGAGCCCGAATGGGCGAGGGTtgcagaagaagaagatgaggaggAGATTGCAGATGATGTGTTTGATGATGGGAAGAAGAAGGGGGAAAAGGAGTTGTATTGCGTTGTATGTAGTAAGAAGTTCAAGTCAGAGAAGCAGTGGAAGAATCACGAGCAGTCAAAGAAGCACCGAGAGAAGGTTGCAGAGCTGAGGGATTCATATAAAGCAGAAGAAGTAGATGaggatggggaagaagaggaagaggaagaggtttTGGGCAATGGTCAGGATGCAGGCCATGTGGGTTTTGGTAGTGATGTGCAGGCAGATGACAATGTGTATGATTTGTGTGCAAAATTTAAAGTTGGGGTAGATTTTCGGAAAGAAAGAAGTAGGTTTAGGAGTTCTACTAGAGACCAGAAAGGTCAAGAAGAGGGCAATGATTCTTTTGggagtgatgaggaagagagtattCTTGAGGCGATGGTTTCGGGGCATAGGAATAGAAAGAATACAAATGCAAGCCAACCCAAGCCATCACCGATGTCTCGTAGTAATGTTTATGGCGATGACAAAGATGAGTTGGGGTCCATGGAATATGATACACGGAAAATCAATCGCCGGAATCGAGTTTCAAAGAAAGCAGGCGGAACCAAATCCAGTGCAGAAGATCCTAGAGTTGAGGTAGATGTGCCTGAGAAGCAAGTGAAGTCCAGTTCAATTGATAGTGAAGTTCTGGTTGATGAATATAATGCGGATGATGTTTCCCCTTTGCCGGAGTCTTCTTCCCATTCAATTGAGGAGATTGGGGTTGAGGAGATTGGGGCGAATAGCGTGGGTGATCAGACATTGAAAAAGAATCGAAAGGTTAACAATCAATCTGTTGATAGGAAACTCGAGGGCCAGAGGGAAGCAAACATTAAGTCACGGAACACGTCAAAAGGAAAGAAACAGAAGGTAATACTATatatgcaattttattttattttttaatattcacATCTTCATTTTGGTAGATGGGGTATATCTTAGTAATATGAAGCATATGAAATGTTTTGATTTGTGTACTCATGTGTGGCAAAAGTGTGAGAGAATTCTACTTTTTTGCTTTATATGCTTATTGTATATTGTCAAACCATGCGACATGGATTGGTTGTTCTATTGTTGATTTTCCCTCTTCTTTTTTGTGGGAAGCAATGCTTGTCTTGCTGTACTAGAAATACCTGCCAGTATTTTTCTAATCTGTTTCTTGTCATGACCAATCTATTAGATGACTGATCCCTCAAATGCTTGTTTGAAATGTAGAAATATTTAAAACTATAAATCCATACCAAATGGTTTAAGAGGCAAATGCCATTATGATAGATATCTGCCACAATTTCTTTGATTTTCCTGCAAATTTTAAAGGCATCATCCAAGGCTCTATATTCTTGTTCAGACCCATCCTTATGTTGAAGGTATTTGTTGATGTGGTATGCTAGATGTTCAATTGTTATGACCAATAATGCTGTTTCTAAGTCTCATTGTTAGCTTGTCATTTAGGTTCTGTTGTTACTTGGTAATTCAGGTTCATTGGTTCAGCTGATGGTAAATTATTGGGCTAAGAAATCCTACATAGGACTGCCTAGCCAGGAATTTTGGGGTT contains:
- the LOC131228728 gene encoding DNAJ protein JJJ1 homolog, which translates into the protein MTEKAKPRQARCLYEILGLPRDCTQEQIRSSYKRLALQLHPDKLISSGTVSEEEATSAFQSLLNAYQVLSDPRERAFYDSHRSQILFSDPNSSSSSSSPFGGPHIDVPHLFPFFSNSAYSSFSDTGKGFYKVYADIFDRIYAQELSFAKELELGPDAVGQAPSMGNLDSPYAQVSAFYGFWLGFSTVMDFSWVDPYRSSAGPTRKARRVMEDENRKARKKARKEFNEMVRSLAEFVKKRDKRVIEMQMKRNLEEEKKRAEEKERKKEEARKKMEKARLYEEPEWARVAEEEDEEEIADDVFDDGKKKGEKELYCVVCSKKFKSEKQWKNHEQSKKHREKVAELRDSYKAEEVDEDGEEEEEEEVLGNGQDAGHVGFGSDVQADDNVYDLCAKFKVGVDFRKERSRFRSSTRDQKGQEEGNDSFGSDEEESILEAMVSGHRNRKNTNASQPKPSPMSRSNVYGDDKDELGSMEYDTRKINRRNRVSKKAGGTKSSAEDPRVEVDVPEKQVKSSSIDSEVLVDEYNADDVSPLPESSSHSIEEIGVEEIGANSVGDQTLKKNRKVNNQSVDRKLEGQREANIKSRNTSKGKKQKATSKTSSHSCEMCGEDFESRNKLHIHLGATGHAVLKSR